A single region of the Govania unica genome encodes:
- the ssb gene encoding single-stranded DNA-binding protein has product MAGSVNKVILIGNLGRDPEVRHTQDGAPIVNLNIATSESWRDRASGERKERTEWHRVVIFNENLAKVAEQYLRKGAKIYIEGTLQTRKWTDKDGVEKYTTEVVIPRFRGELTMLDGRGEGGGGSGGGSGGGYGGGGSQSSGGYGGGGNDFGSQGGYGNASGGGSGGGKAPARDDLDDEIPF; this is encoded by the coding sequence ATGGCTGGTAGCGTCAATAAAGTGATTCTGATCGGGAACCTCGGCCGTGATCCGGAGGTCCGTCATACGCAAGATGGTGCGCCGATCGTAAATCTCAATATCGCCACCTCGGAATCCTGGCGCGACCGTGCGAGCGGCGAGCGCAAGGAACGCACGGAATGGCACCGCGTGGTGATTTTCAACGAGAATCTGGCCAAGGTCGCCGAACAATATCTGCGCAAAGGTGCAAAAATTTATATTGAAGGCACCCTGCAGACCCGCAAATGGACCGACAAGGATGGCGTCGAGAAATACACCACCGAAGTGGTGATTCCCCGCTTCCGCGGTGAACTGACCATGCTGGACGGCCGTGGTGAAGGTGGCGGCGGGTCCGGTGGTGGCTCGGGCGGTGGTTATGGCGGCGGCGGGTCGCAGTCCTCGGGCGGCTATGGCGGCGGTGGCAATGATTTCGGCAGCCAGGGCGGCTATGGCAATGCGTCGGGCGGCGGCTCGGGCGGTGGCAAAGCTCCGGCCCGCGACGATCTCGACGACGAAATCCCGTTCTAA